In Pseudomonas asiatica, the following are encoded in one genomic region:
- a CDS encoding ATP-binding protein: MNITHPLISKQARIITPALNWAVRLCLDRVAMRRSAVMFRGQSRVGKSRCAVFVAEQLKKQFPECHVAFYIALKRKTRHPNNLCRELCYAENIHPKERVDLRYHLVAHVESLLVGQQAGQYLLVIDEVQRLLPVDYFDLADLYNLLQAKSICMTLIAFAQPDIDAQITMIKATREQQLMARFLTEVLTYPGCRGVDELGVILNAYDTGSEFPSGSGTSYTAHFIPKAFSAGFRLARVTEPLWLELSSSTSGPYMNNIPMEHLCESILNLLLSLAAKDSTSMELDPRWVSEAVQKSNLRAFCDAL, encoded by the coding sequence ATGAATATAACGCATCCCTTAATCAGCAAGCAGGCACGTATCATCACGCCAGCGTTAAATTGGGCGGTGCGGTTGTGCCTTGATCGGGTTGCAATGAGGCGTTCCGCAGTGATGTTTCGTGGGCAATCACGGGTTGGCAAAAGTCGTTGCGCCGTGTTTGTGGCCGAGCAGCTAAAAAAACAGTTTCCTGAATGTCATGTTGCTTTTTATATAGCGCTGAAGCGTAAGACACGACATCCTAATAATCTTTGTCGTGAGCTTTGCTATGCTGAAAATATTCATCCAAAGGAGCGCGTGGATTTGCGTTATCATTTGGTAGCTCATGTGGAATCATTGTTGGTCGGGCAGCAAGCCGGGCAGTATCTTTTGGTGATTGATGAGGTTCAAAGATTATTGCCGGTGGACTACTTCGACTTGGCGGATCTCTACAATCTGTTACAGGCGAAGAGCATCTGCATGACGCTGATTGCCTTTGCCCAGCCGGACATTGACGCACAAATCACCATGATTAAGGCGACACGTGAGCAGCAGTTGATGGCGCGGTTTTTAACCGAAGTATTGACTTACCCTGGTTGTCGCGGCGTGGATGAGCTCGGCGTGATATTGAATGCCTATGATACAGGCTCCGAGTTCCCCTCGGGTTCTGGGACGAGCTATACCGCGCATTTCATACCCAAGGCCTTCTCGGCAGGATTTCGTTTAGCGCGTGTCACCGAGCCGCTTTGGCTCGAGTTGTCGTCCAGTACCTCCGGACCTTATATGAACAACATTCCCATGGAGCATCTGTGTGAGTCGATACTTAATCTATTGCTCAGTCTCGCAGCCAAGGACAGCACCTCCATGGAGCTTGATCCTCGCTGGGTGAGTGAAGCAGTGCAAAAAAGCAACCTACGGGCTTTTTGTGATGCATTATAA